The genomic region tctcctataacaatacttatcattcaagcatcgaagctgcaccattcgaagcactgtatggacgcaagtgcagaaccccagtatgttgggcagaaataggagaaagtcaattatcaggtcctgaaattgtacaagaaactactgacaagataactcagatcaaggaaagactgaaaacagctcgagatcgtcagaaaagttatgcagacaatcgtcgcaagcctttagaatttcaagtcggagataaagtacttttaaaagtttctccttggaaaggagtagtacgatttggtaagaaaggaaagctgagtcccagatacgtaggaccatttccaataagccaacgaataggaccagttgcttatcgtttacaactaccagaagaattagctggagtacatgatgtatttcatgtatctaatctcaagaaatgtctaacagatgagtccctggtagtacctcttcaagatgtagaggtgaacgaaaagttaaagtttatagagaaaccactacagatcgaagatagaaaagtcaaatttctcaaacacaaacgactggtgttggtcaaagtcaaatggaattcaaggagaggaccagaatacacttgggagctagaatcagaaatgaagcgcaaatatcctcatttattcccataaatctcgaggacgagatttttctcaaggtggggaggatgtaacaactgccactaaaatccataattaggatggtaattaccTATTAAGGAAatcctaattaagaaacccaagtgattccgcataaaccctaaaattttcataacaatcggaatcaggaccAGGGCCCCTAAAattcaggggggttaaaccctagtggacgTTTATCCTGTAAATTCGCTGTAGAAACGAAAATTGTTCGTTTAACTTACTCAGCAAGGCTAGTtaggacacgaaacaacctaggctaagaaatagacccgtcgcgccaagcgacgggtacacatgtcttcttcgcgtggcgcgagggagcacatttttcagatataaataggggacgTTGGCACTTGAATTCTGGTGTTACTTCGACGTCCAAATTCACTTTATGCACTGAGTTACAGTCgaaacagttcacaacacacacgattatcgaaactctgccgcaatcagggtaataactcgatcgctattacgattcaacgtccgatcgattataactatccaacgatagtccaggtgctgctcaattgagcttgtactttgattattcgtcgtgatttcgacttgaatattagagtgctgttcgaattcggactatgctctgttattcgttgtgaatccgattgaattatcaagtattgcactgattaatcgttgtgaaggtttaatctcgtgaattgacgtaattgctgtattagttactaacctgcctgtgtgtgcattgtgctaaattaggtttaatcaaggctaatcagtaggcttatatctattgcttgttaatctgcaaagtgagtcattcttctttttaaactgttttctcacagtttgtgagtaagtattacaatacctcaaattattttcaaggttataattacagggattaagtctttgtaatcaccaaattacagctggtatgtggggtattgtgcacattactatttttaccactctaggtgagtgagtatcactctatgtgagtgaatcgtcactattggggcgacgggacccaatagtggtatgaccacagtcacagatccggtcgagtgacaaatacccattcttgataattggttgataaaaacattgtaatctctcttaatactgtaaatttataactaacgggtcgttttagaaaacagaatgattcactcagtatttccccgctgacaaaacctttttcaaacatgtttcaggtgatctgtgtgatccaggaaaagtgcagtaaagcactatcaagctcaagaagtggctcagtgtaaataaaccaatcaaacgtgttttgaaaaataaagatttctgtgtgaaatcaacttattgtaaagtatgggatttatcccttaaaactttgtgtaatatattaaacgagcattttacgatgaaaagatcctgtaataaaagacttccgctgccgcgtaaattaaataccacggtatcaccgggaactgcctcgcggcccccgactccgtccagggtgggtcggggagccgtgacagataccacttgttggaccggttttgactccgaaacgattgcgaaacgaacgtataacgtgcggaatccgtacacgaacgcgacctaacacacgtgatgtaatataaacgtgattctatatcATATTTGATAATGTCAAGTACCTTGAATCACAATgacaacactttctctctctagattctctctctagatctagaaagctccaaatgacaaatgtgacaaaagttctaaactaaacataaaactccctatttatagtctaaggcatttaatgagatttctcattattacaATTATGTCACCTTGCCTTTTGTCTAGTTATCACTAATTATAACAATATTAATCTCGctttcttctgtttctcgctacggctcggattgacgaaggctatagacatgAATGTACTAACAGTGTCTCCTGCAGCAAATGATCTTAAGAACCACAACTCTGAAACTGTATGCCGGCCTTTTCAAACAATTCCCCCTGATGACATAATAGGGCTGTATAACCTCTACATATGACGAAAACATGCATATTGTTATtcatataaatctaaaatcaaCTAATAATCACTTTAATAATGCAACCATGTATATAAATGTATGATGTAGGAGTACCATACCCTATCAGTTGCCAAAATAACCAAACGATCGCGTGTGGTTAAGGTTCTTTGCATCACGTCAGGCTCGGAAATAAGACCGAAATCTTTAACAAAAAAGTCACCGAAAGCTCTTGAAAGCGCGAGTCCTAGACCTTCTGGTGTCTCGTCGATTGAAGCTCAGATCCTAGACACTCCTGGCTCATCATCTGATTCGCACACACTCCCTCCTGATGTGTATATCCTCTCTATTTcctctaaattaaggattaaaaGAAGTTTAGATAATAAAACATAGTCATAGACATAGATAATGGGGCAATTAAAAGAAGTTTTATTCACCAACTTAACTATAAGAAACAAATTCTTTCAAAAAACTACTATAATTTTTTGTATCTGTAGTGAGAATCAATCAGATAACGAAATCACCTTTCCTTTTGTTGTTTCTGTAATATCTAGGAACGCCAAGAAACAATCGACCATCAGGAATGTCGGCATACTGCACATCTGTGATAACCCTAAATGAGAAAAGAGGTTTCTTCCCTTGTGATACCAATCCATTTGGGTAGCCCATTGTTCTTTAGCTAttcaataataaaaataaaattaaaaataaaaataaaaaacatatatCAGAATAAGCATGGTAGTTACTGATTAGCAGTTACAAAGCTTTAACACGAACCTGCCACATGTGCGACTGGAGCTTGACTTCTAACGCGTGACTCAAAGCTAAAGCATTCAACTTTGTGGCCTCCGAAAGAAACATCTGAATGGCATCGCGAGTTGGTTGAAGACGAACACCACCAGATGTAACAATGGTCTCTAATAACCTCTTTTCACGGCTCTTTTCCTGTGAATAACTTGAGCTTGCACTCCCATTGTTAATATACGTTTGACTTATTTTATTATCCTGACTCCATGGTCCGGAAGCATTTGTTGATAACGGATTGTTATCATTGTAACTAGTTTCATTAGTCAATGATCTTCGCAAATTCGGGCTCCTATAAGTTCCCGTGTCGTTTTTAGGGGTTTGAGCTTGTGCTATACTATTCAAACCAAGCTTAATTGTTGTGCTTCCAATGCCAACCACTTCACTAAGAAATGACTTCTTATCCTCAGACGGTGGCATGTTATAATTGGTATTACCGAAACCTTCAATCCGCCGTGCAAGACCTTTGGTTTGTGGCGGTTTATTGTTGTCTTCACCAGCAAAAATAGCTGTTAAAGCCTCCTGTGCAGTTTCCCTAACGGACTTATTAAGTGCATTACCCTTTAAAAGATCCGGTTGTCCTTTATAGTGAACTAGTTGCCGAACAGCCACTGAGTTCCTTTGCATTTCCCTCCAAAATTC from Helianthus annuus cultivar XRQ/B chromosome 10, HanXRQr2.0-SUNRISE, whole genome shotgun sequence harbors:
- the LOC110883168 gene encoding protein MODIFIED TRANSPORT TO THE VACUOLE 1, translating into MVMWVLKGQLGPMKALRVIKYSVGKSGVEFWREMQRNSVAVRQLVHYKGQPDLLKGNALNKSVRETAQEALTAIFAGEDNNKPPQTKGLARRIEGFGNTNYNMPPSEDKKSFLSEVVGIGSTTIKLGLNSIAQAQTPKNDTGTYRSPNLRRSLTNETSYNDNNPLSTNASGPWSQDNKISQTYINNGSASSSYSQEKSREKRLLETIVTSGGVRLQPTRDAIQMFLSEATKLNALALSHALEVKLQSHMWQLKNNGLPKWIGITREETSFLI